A single Cupriavidus sp. D39 DNA region contains:
- a CDS encoding NADH-quinone oxidoreductase subunit D gives MADIKNYTLNFGPQHPAAHGVLRLVLELDGEVIQRADPHIGLLHRATEKLAEQKTWIQSVPYMDRLDYVSMMVNEHAYVMAIEKMLGLEVPIRAQYIRVMFDEITRLLNHLMWIGSHALDVGAMAVFLYAFREREDMFDMYEAVSGARMHAAYYRPGGVYRDLPDTMPQYKASKIHNERAIKAMNEARSGSLLDFIEDFTNRFPKYVDEYETLLTDNRIWKQRLVGIGVVSPERALQMGFTGPMLRGSGIEWDLRKKQPYEVYDRMDFQVPVGVGGDCYSRYLVRVEEMRQSNNIIKQCIDWLRRNPGPVMSDNHKVAPPSRVDMKSNMEELIHHFKLFTEGIHVPEGETYAAVEHPKGEFGIYAISDGANKPYRLKIRAPGFAHLAALDEMAKGHMIADAVTIIGTQDIVFGEIDR, from the coding sequence ATGGCAGACATCAAGAATTACACCCTTAACTTCGGCCCGCAGCACCCTGCGGCACACGGCGTGCTGCGCCTTGTGCTGGAGCTGGACGGCGAAGTCATCCAGCGCGCCGACCCGCACATCGGCCTGCTGCACCGTGCCACCGAAAAGCTGGCAGAGCAGAAGACCTGGATCCAGAGCGTGCCGTACATGGACCGCCTCGACTACGTGTCGATGATGGTCAACGAGCATGCCTACGTGATGGCCATCGAGAAGATGCTGGGTCTCGAAGTGCCGATCCGCGCGCAATACATCCGCGTGATGTTCGACGAGATCACGCGCTTGCTGAACCACCTGATGTGGATCGGCTCGCACGCGCTCGACGTGGGCGCGATGGCGGTGTTCCTGTACGCCTTCCGCGAACGCGAAGACATGTTCGACATGTACGAGGCGGTGTCGGGCGCACGCATGCACGCGGCCTACTATCGTCCGGGCGGCGTGTATCGCGACCTGCCGGACACGATGCCGCAATACAAGGCGTCGAAGATCCACAACGAGCGTGCCATCAAGGCCATGAACGAAGCGCGTTCGGGCTCGCTGCTGGACTTCATCGAGGACTTCACCAACCGCTTCCCGAAGTACGTCGACGAATACGAGACGCTGCTGACGGACAACCGGATCTGGAAGCAACGCCTGGTCGGCATCGGCGTGGTGAGCCCCGAGCGCGCGCTGCAGATGGGCTTTACCGGCCCGATGCTGCGCGGCTCCGGCATCGAGTGGGACCTGCGCAAGAAGCAGCCCTACGAAGTGTATGACCGCATGGACTTCCAGGTGCCGGTGGGCGTGGGCGGCGATTGCTACTCGCGCTACCTGGTGCGCGTGGAGGAAATGCGCCAGTCCAACAACATCATCAAGCAGTGCATCGACTGGCTGCGCCGCAATCCGGGCCCGGTGATGAGCGACAACCACAAGGTGGCGCCGCCGTCGCGCGTGGACATGAAGTCGAACATGGAAGAGCTGATCCACCACTTCAAGCTCTTCACCGAAGGCATTCACGTGCCCGAAGGCGAGACTTACGCGGCAGTGGAGCACCCGAAGGGCGAGTTCGGCATCTATGCCATCTCCGACGGTGCGAACAAGCCGTATCGCCTGAAGATCCGTGCCCCGGGCTTTGCCCATCTGGCCGCACTGGATGAAATGGCCAAGGGCCACATGATTGCGGATGCGGTAACGATCATCGGTACGCAAGACATCGTCTTCGGCGAAATCGACCGCTGA
- the nuoG gene encoding NADH-quinone oxidoreductase subunit NuoG, translating to MVELEIDGKKVEVAEGSLVMEAARQLGTYIPHFCYHRKLSIAANCRMCLVEVEKAPKALPACATPVTPGMKVFTNSEKAVKAQKSVMEFLLINHPLDCPICDQGGECQLQDLAVGYGASESRYKEEKRVVFHKNVGPLISMEEMSRCIHCTRCVRFGQEVAGVMELGMLGRGEHSEITTFVGQTVDSELSGNMIDLCPVGALTSKPFRYSARTWELARRKSVSPHDGLGANLVVQTKNQRVMRVLPLDNEAVNECWLSDKDRFSYEGLNSPDRLTKPLVKQGGEWMETDWQTALEYVANGLASIKRDHGADQIAALASPHSTLEELHLLGKLVRGLGSDNVDFRQRQTDFSAAVKGAPWLGLPIADVSTLQRVLVVGSSLRKDHPLLAARLRQAGKKGARVAVLGATADDLLMPLAARIDVAPSGWTAALAGVARAVAAAKGVAAPAGTDGFDGDDKSKLVADALLSGERRAVFLGNEAVRHPQFATLHALAQWIATETGATLGFLTEAANTVGGYIAGALPQNGGANAQAMFDTPRRAYVLLNTEPEFDAANPSQALAALAQAGTVVVLSAFRSDAALQYADVILPVTPFTETAGTFVNCEGLPQSFNGVVRALGDSRPGWKVLRVLGNLLDVPGFDFETAESVRDEVLAKPVAPQLNNGTDAAIRVTARVAGGIERIADVPIYHADPIVRRADSLQLSAAARRAMQAGLSADLFASLGVQAGDPVRVTQGQGSVVLPAALEAALPAGTVRVSAGTVAATTLGAPFGTVTVEKAIDLAATAKGAAEPAATA from the coding sequence ATGGTTGAACTCGAGATCGACGGCAAGAAGGTTGAGGTTGCTGAAGGCAGCCTGGTGATGGAAGCCGCCCGCCAGCTGGGCACCTACATCCCGCACTTCTGCTACCACCGTAAATTGTCCATCGCGGCGAACTGCCGCATGTGCCTGGTTGAGGTTGAGAAGGCGCCCAAGGCGCTGCCCGCCTGCGCCACGCCCGTCACCCCTGGCATGAAGGTCTTCACCAATTCGGAGAAGGCAGTCAAGGCCCAGAAGTCGGTGATGGAATTCCTGCTGATCAACCACCCGCTGGATTGCCCGATCTGCGATCAGGGCGGCGAGTGCCAGCTGCAGGATCTGGCCGTGGGCTACGGCGCATCGGAATCGCGCTACAAGGAAGAAAAGCGCGTCGTCTTCCACAAGAACGTGGGCCCGCTGATCTCCATGGAAGAGATGAGCCGCTGCATCCACTGCACCCGCTGCGTGCGCTTTGGCCAGGAAGTGGCCGGCGTGATGGAGCTGGGCATGCTGGGCCGCGGCGAGCACTCCGAGATCACGACCTTCGTTGGCCAGACCGTGGATTCGGAACTGTCCGGCAACATGATCGACCTGTGCCCGGTCGGCGCGCTGACCAGCAAGCCGTTCCGCTACTCGGCCCGTACCTGGGAGCTGGCACGCCGCAAGTCGGTGTCGCCGCACGATGGCCTGGGCGCGAACCTGGTGGTGCAGACCAAGAACCAGCGCGTGATGCGCGTGCTGCCGCTGGATAACGAAGCCGTCAACGAATGCTGGCTGTCCGACAAGGACCGCTTCTCGTACGAGGGCCTGAACAGCCCGGACCGCCTCACCAAGCCGCTCGTCAAGCAGGGCGGCGAGTGGATGGAAACCGACTGGCAGACCGCGCTGGAATACGTGGCCAATGGCCTCGCGAGCATCAAGCGCGACCATGGCGCCGACCAGATCGCCGCGCTGGCCAGCCCGCACAGCACGCTGGAAGAACTCCACCTGCTGGGCAAGCTGGTGCGTGGCCTGGGCAGCGACAACGTCGACTTCCGCCAGCGCCAGACCGATTTCTCGGCCGCCGTCAAGGGCGCGCCGTGGCTGGGCCTGCCGATTGCCGACGTCTCCACGCTGCAACGCGTGCTGGTGGTCGGTTCGTCGCTGCGCAAGGATCATCCGCTGCTGGCCGCGCGTCTGCGCCAGGCTGGCAAGAAGGGTGCCCGCGTGGCCGTGCTCGGGGCTACCGCCGACGACCTGCTGATGCCGCTGGCCGCACGCATTGATGTGGCGCCGTCCGGCTGGACCGCAGCCCTGGCCGGCGTGGCCCGTGCCGTTGCCGCCGCCAAGGGCGTGGCCGCGCCGGCGGGCACCGATGGCTTCGATGGCGACGACAAGTCCAAGCTGGTGGCCGACGCGCTGCTGTCGGGCGAGCGCCGCGCCGTGTTCCTCGGCAACGAGGCCGTGCGTCACCCGCAATTCGCCACGCTGCACGCGCTGGCACAGTGGATCGCCACGGAAACCGGCGCCACGCTGGGCTTCCTGACCGAAGCCGCGAACACCGTCGGTGGCTATATCGCCGGCGCGCTGCCGCAAAACGGCGGCGCCAACGCGCAGGCCATGTTCGATACGCCGCGCCGCGCCTACGTGCTGCTGAACACGGAACCCGAGTTCGATGCCGCCAACCCGAGCCAGGCGCTGGCCGCGCTGGCCCAGGCCGGCACCGTGGTGGTGCTGTCCGCGTTCCGCTCGGACGCCGCGCTGCAATACGCTGACGTGATCCTGCCGGTGACCCCGTTCACCGAAACCGCCGGCACGTTCGTGAACTGCGAAGGCCTGCCGCAAAGCTTCAACGGCGTCGTCCGTGCGCTGGGCGATTCGCGTCCGGGCTGGAAGGTGCTGCGCGTGCTGGGCAACCTGCTGGACGTGCCTGGCTTCGACTTCGAGACCGCCGAGAGCGTGCGCGACGAAGTGCTGGCCAAGCCGGTCGCACCGCAACTGAACAACGGCACCGACGCGGCCATCCGCGTGACCGCCCGGGTGGCAGGTGGGATCGAGCGCATCGCCGATGTGCCGATCTACCACGCCGACCCGATCGTGCGCCGTGCCGATTCGCTGCAGCTGTCCGCAGCCGCGCGCCGCGCCATGCAAGCCGGCCTGTCGGCCGACCTGTTCGCCTCGCTGGGCGTGCAGGCTGGCGACCCGGTGCGCGTGACGCAAGGGCAGGGCAGCGTGGTGCTGCCGGCCGCCCTCGAAGCCGCGTTGCCTGCCGGCACCGTGCGCGTGTCCGCCGGCACCGTTGCCGCGACCACGCTGGGCGCACCGTTCGGCACCGTCACCGTAGAGAAAGCCATCGACCTGGCCGCCACCGCGAAGGGCGCGGCCGAGCCGGCGGCCACGGCATAA
- the nuoK gene encoding NADH-quinone oxidoreductase subunit NuoK has product MLSLAHFLVLGAILFAISIVGIFLNRKNVIVLLMAIELMLLAVNMNFIAFSHYLGDLAGQVFVFFILTVAAAESAIGLAILVVLFRNLDTINVDDMDTLKG; this is encoded by the coding sequence GTGCTCTCTCTCGCCCATTTCCTCGTGCTCGGTGCGATCCTGTTCGCCATCAGCATCGTTGGTATTTTCCTGAACCGCAAGAACGTGATCGTGCTGCTGATGGCGATCGAGCTGATGCTGCTTGCGGTCAATATGAACTTCATCGCCTTCTCGCACTATCTGGGCGACCTGGCAGGACAGGTTTTCGTTTTCTTCATCCTCACGGTGGCTGCGGCCGAATCGGCAATCGGCCTTGCAATCCTGGTCGTGCTGTTCCGCAACCTGGACACGATCAACGTGGACGACATGGATACCCTCAAGGGCTGA
- a CDS encoding NuoB/complex I 20 kDa subunit family protein, with translation MAIEGVLNEGFVTTTADKLINWTRTGSLWPMTFGLACCAVEMMHAGAARYDMDRFGVIFRPSPRQSDVMIVAGTLCNKMAPALRKVYDQMAEPRWVISMGSCANGGGYYHYSYSVVRGCDRIVPVDIYVPGCPPTAEALIYGIIQLQNKIRRTNTIARKG, from the coding sequence ATGGCAATCGAAGGCGTTCTCAATGAAGGCTTCGTCACGACTACTGCTGACAAGCTGATCAACTGGACCCGCACCGGGTCGCTCTGGCCGATGACCTTTGGCCTGGCGTGCTGCGCTGTGGAAATGATGCATGCTGGCGCCGCGCGCTACGACATGGACCGCTTCGGCGTGATTTTCCGCCCGTCGCCGCGCCAGTCGGACGTGATGATCGTGGCCGGCACGCTGTGCAACAAGATGGCCCCCGCGCTGCGCAAGGTCTATGACCAGATGGCAGAGCCGCGTTGGGTGATCTCGATGGGTTCCTGCGCGAATGGCGGTGGCTACTATCACTACTCGTATTCAGTGGTGCGTGGTTGCGATCGGATCGTGCCGGTGGATATCTATGTGCCTGGCTGCCCCCCGACGGCGGAAGCGCTGATCTACGGCATCATCCAGCTGCAGAACAAGATCCGTCGCACCAACACCATCGCGCGCAAGGGCTGA
- a CDS encoding NADH-quinone oxidoreductase subunit J has protein sequence MELTTTIFYVFALVLVLSALKVITAKNPVHSALFLVLAFFTAAAIWMLLKAEFLAILLVLVYVGAVMVLFLFVVMMIDVDIEHLRRDFWTYVPLASVVGAMIIAEMATVLVRNFIGTTTPLNNVVHGPEYSNTAELGKLIYTDYNYAFEVAGIILLVAIIAAVALTLRHRKDSKAQDVGVQLRTRRQDRVRLVSMPSEARAGTQASPDAAAAANKN, from the coding sequence ATGGAACTCACGACCACCATCTTCTATGTCTTTGCGCTGGTGCTGGTGCTCTCCGCACTGAAAGTCATCACCGCGAAGAACCCGGTGCACTCCGCACTGTTCCTCGTGCTGGCGTTTTTTACGGCAGCCGCCATCTGGATGCTGCTGAAGGCCGAATTCCTCGCCATCCTGCTGGTGCTCGTGTATGTGGGCGCGGTGATGGTGCTGTTCCTGTTCGTGGTGATGATGATCGATGTCGACATCGAACACCTGCGACGGGACTTCTGGACCTATGTGCCGCTGGCCTCGGTGGTCGGTGCGATGATCATTGCGGAAATGGCCACCGTGCTGGTGCGTAACTTCATCGGCACGACCACGCCGCTGAACAACGTGGTACACGGCCCGGAATATTCCAACACCGCCGAGCTCGGCAAGCTGATCTACACCGACTACAACTACGCCTTCGAAGTGGCCGGCATCATTCTGCTGGTGGCCATCATCGCCGCCGTGGCGCTGACGCTGCGCCACCGCAAGGACAGCAAGGCGCAAGACGTCGGCGTGCAGTTGCGTACCCGTCGCCAGGACCGCGTGCGCCTGGTCTCGATGCCCAGCGAAGCCCGTGCCGGCACCCAAGCCAGCCCGGATGCCGCGGCTGCCGCTAACAAGAACTAA
- the secG gene encoding preprotein translocase subunit SecG: protein MAIFKTLLVVAQVLSALGVIGLVLLQHGKGADVGAAFGSGASGSLFGATGSANFLSRTTAVLATLFFICTLSLTLMGNYRPAASLGVMGSAPAVAPAVAGASAPAAAAAAAASNPSAPAVPK from the coding sequence ATGGCAATTTTCAAAACTTTGTTGGTAGTGGCGCAGGTACTGTCCGCGCTTGGCGTGATTGGCCTGGTGTTGCTGCAGCATGGCAAGGGCGCCGATGTCGGTGCGGCGTTCGGCTCGGGGGCCTCGGGCAGCCTGTTCGGCGCCACCGGCTCGGCCAACTTCCTGTCGCGTACCACCGCCGTGCTGGCGACGCTGTTCTTCATCTGCACGCTGAGCCTGACGCTGATGGGCAACTATCGGCCGGCAGCTTCGCTGGGCGTGATGGGCTCCGCGCCTGCGGTGGCACCGGCAGTGGCGGGGGCTTCTGCGCCTGCTGCTGCAGCGGCTGCCGCGGCATCGAATCCTTCTGCGCCTGCTGTACCGAAATAA
- the nuoI gene encoding NADH-quinone oxidoreductase subunit NuoI, translating into MLLAIKDFFNSLLLKELFKGMALTGRYLFARKITVQFPEEKTPMSPRFRGLHALRRYPNGEERCIACKLCEAVCPAVAITIESDARADGTRRTTRYDIDLTKCIFCGFCEEACPVDAIVETHILEYHGEKRGDLYFTKDMLLAVGDRYEPQIAAAKAADAKYR; encoded by the coding sequence ATGCTGCTCGCCATCAAGGACTTCTTCAACAGCCTGCTCCTGAAGGAACTCTTCAAGGGCATGGCTCTGACCGGGCGCTATCTCTTCGCGCGCAAGATCACAGTCCAGTTCCCCGAAGAGAAAACGCCGATGTCGCCGCGTTTTCGCGGCCTGCACGCGCTGCGCCGCTACCCCAACGGGGAAGAGCGCTGCATCGCCTGCAAGCTGTGCGAAGCGGTTTGCCCGGCCGTGGCCATCACCATCGAGTCCGATGCCCGCGCCGACGGCACCCGCCGCACCACGCGCTATGACATCGACCTGACCAAGTGCATTTTCTGCGGCTTCTGCGAAGAGGCCTGCCCGGTCGACGCCATCGTCGAGACGCATATCCTCGAATACCACGGCGAGAAGCGCGGCGACCTGTACTTCACCAAGGACATGCTGCTGGCCGTGGGCGACCGCTACGAACCGCAGATCGCCGCGGCCAAGGCCGCGGACGCCAAGTACCGCTGA
- a CDS encoding NADH-quinone oxidoreductase subunit A produces the protein MNLEAYFPVLIFIIFGVVLGIALMSIGRILGPNKPDPAKLSPYECGFEAFEDARMKFDVRYYLIAILFILFDLETAFLFPWGVALRDIGWPGFFAMGVFLLEFIVGFVYIWKKGALDWE, from the coding sequence TTGAATCTCGAAGCCTACTTCCCCGTCCTCATCTTCATCATCTTCGGTGTCGTGCTCGGCATTGCACTGATGTCGATCGGCCGAATTCTCGGTCCAAACAAACCTGATCCCGCGAAGCTCTCTCCCTACGAGTGCGGCTTCGAAGCGTTCGAGGACGCGCGCATGAAGTTCGACGTGCGCTACTACCTCATCGCTATTCTTTTTATCCTGTTCGATCTCGAGACCGCCTTCCTGTTTCCCTGGGGTGTAGCCCTGCGGGATATCGGCTGGCCGGGTTTCTTCGCCATGGGCGTGTTTCTGCTGGAATTCATCGTGGGCTTCGTCTACATCTGGAAAAAGGGCGCGCTCGATTGGGAGTGA
- the nuoE gene encoding NADH-quinone oxidoreductase subunit NuoE — MLSAEALKEIDRAIAKYPADQKQSAVMAALAVAQGEVGWVSPEVMQFVASYLDMPPVWVEEVATFYNMYDTKPVGKYKLTVCTNLPCALSGGERAGDYLKQKLGIGYNETTPCGTFTLKEGECMGACGDAPVMIVNNTRMCSHMSDAKLDALVDELKAAGSTAAKGDK; from the coding sequence ATGCTATCAGCAGAAGCTCTCAAGGAAATCGATCGCGCGATCGCCAAGTATCCGGCTGACCAGAAGCAGTCGGCCGTGATGGCGGCGTTGGCCGTGGCGCAGGGCGAAGTGGGCTGGGTCTCCCCGGAAGTCATGCAGTTTGTTGCCAGCTACCTCGACATGCCGCCGGTATGGGTCGAGGAGGTCGCAACCTTCTACAATATGTACGACACCAAGCCGGTCGGCAAGTACAAGCTGACCGTCTGCACCAACCTACCGTGCGCACTCTCCGGCGGCGAACGGGCCGGCGACTACCTCAAGCAAAAGCTGGGGATCGGCTACAACGAGACCACCCCGTGCGGCACCTTCACCCTCAAGGAAGGCGAGTGCATGGGTGCCTGCGGCGACGCACCGGTGATGATCGTCAACAATACCCGCATGTGCAGCCATATGAGCGACGCCAAGCTGGACGCGCTCGTCGACGAGCTCAAGGCCGCCGGCAGCACTGCAGCCAAGGGGGATAAGTAA
- a CDS encoding NADH-quinone oxidoreductase subunit C, giving the protein MSNLDTLKAALEKVLGKRIQKLVEALGEITLIVKADDYLESALMLRDDPALHFEQLLDVCGVDYSTYGDGAWDGPRFAAVAHLISIKHNWRLRVRVFAPDDDVPVVPSLNDVWNSANWFEREAFDFYGIVFEGHNDLRRLLTDYGFVGHPFRKDFPVSGYVEMRYDPEQKRVIYQPVTIEPREVTPRVIREENYGGLQH; this is encoded by the coding sequence ATGTCGAACCTCGATACTCTGAAGGCCGCGCTCGAAAAGGTACTGGGCAAGCGTATCCAGAAACTGGTAGAGGCGCTAGGCGAGATTACCCTTATCGTCAAGGCCGATGACTACCTGGAAAGCGCGCTGATGCTGCGCGACGACCCTGCACTGCATTTTGAGCAACTGCTCGATGTGTGCGGCGTCGACTATTCCACCTATGGCGACGGTGCCTGGGACGGTCCCCGTTTCGCGGCCGTGGCGCACCTGATCTCGATCAAGCATAACTGGCGCCTGCGCGTACGCGTGTTCGCGCCGGACGACGACGTGCCCGTGGTGCCCTCGCTGAACGACGTCTGGAACTCGGCCAACTGGTTCGAGCGCGAAGCGTTCGACTTCTACGGCATCGTGTTCGAAGGCCACAACGACCTGCGCCGCCTGCTGACCGACTACGGTTTTGTCGGCCACCCGTTCCGCAAGGATTTCCCGGTCTCGGGCTATGTCGAGATGCGCTACGACCCCGAGCAAAAGCGGGTGATCTATCAGCCCGTCACGATCGAGCCGCGCGAGGTCACGCCCCGCGTGATCCGCGAAGAGAATTACGGCGGCTTGCAGCACTGA
- the nuoF gene encoding NADH-quinone oxidoreductase subunit NuoF encodes MTSLHDRHIKPLILAGLDGSNWHLDDYVKRGGYQQLKRILLEKITPEQVIADVKASGLRGRGGAGFPTGLKWSFMPRQFPGQKYLVCNTDEGEPGTFKDRDIIRYNPHALIEGMAIGAYAMGITVGYNYIHGEIWNEYKIFEEALEEARAAGFLGENILGSDFDFQLHAHHGYGAYICGEETALLESLEGKKGQPRFKPPFPASFGLYGKPTTINNTETFAAVPFLLSIGPENYLKMGKPNNGGSKIFSISGDVERPGNYEIPLGTPFATLLELAGGMRGGKRIKAVIPGGSSAPVVPGDMMMASDMDYDSIAKAGSMLGSGAVIVMDETRCMVRSLLRLSYFYFEESCGQCTPCREGTGWLYRMVNRIEHGEGRQEDLDLLNNVAENIMGRTICALGDAAAMPVRGMLKHYWKEFEYHVEHKQCMVPAYS; translated from the coding sequence ATGACCTCTCTGCACGACCGCCATATCAAGCCGCTGATCCTGGCTGGCCTCGATGGCAGCAACTGGCACCTCGACGACTACGTCAAGCGTGGCGGCTACCAGCAGCTCAAGCGCATCCTGCTTGAGAAGATCACGCCCGAGCAGGTGATCGCGGACGTCAAGGCCTCCGGCCTGCGCGGCCGTGGCGGCGCGGGCTTCCCCACCGGCCTGAAGTGGAGCTTCATGCCGCGTCAGTTCCCCGGCCAGAAGTACCTGGTCTGCAACACCGACGAGGGCGAGCCCGGTACCTTCAAGGACCGCGACATCATCCGCTACAACCCGCATGCGCTGATCGAAGGCATGGCCATCGGTGCGTACGCGATGGGCATCACCGTGGGCTACAACTACATCCACGGTGAGATCTGGAACGAATACAAGATCTTCGAGGAAGCCCTCGAAGAGGCACGTGCCGCCGGTTTCCTGGGTGAGAACATCCTGGGCTCGGACTTCGACTTCCAGCTGCACGCCCACCACGGCTACGGCGCCTACATCTGTGGCGAGGAAACCGCGCTGCTCGAATCGCTGGAAGGCAAGAAAGGCCAGCCGCGCTTCAAGCCGCCGTTCCCGGCCAGCTTTGGCCTGTACGGCAAGCCGACCACCATCAACAACACGGAAACGTTTGCCGCGGTGCCGTTCCTGTTGTCGATCGGGCCGGAAAACTACCTGAAGATGGGCAAGCCGAACAACGGCGGCTCCAAGATCTTCTCGATCTCCGGCGACGTCGAGCGCCCCGGCAACTACGAGATCCCACTGGGCACGCCATTCGCGACCCTGCTGGAACTGGCTGGCGGCATGCGCGGCGGCAAGCGCATCAAGGCCGTGATCCCGGGCGGCTCGTCCGCCCCGGTGGTGCCGGGCGACATGATGATGGCGTCCGACATGGACTATGACTCGATCGCCAAGGCCGGCTCGATGCTGGGCTCGGGCGCGGTGATCGTGATGGACGAGACGCGCTGCATGGTTCGCTCGCTGCTGCGTCTGTCGTATTTCTACTTTGAAGAATCGTGCGGCCAGTGCACGCCGTGCCGCGAAGGCACCGGCTGGCTCTATCGCATGGTGAATCGTATCGAACACGGAGAAGGGCGCCAGGAAGATCTGGACCTGCTCAATAACGTCGCTGAAAACATCATGGGCCGCACCATCTGCGCGCTCGGTGATGCGGCAGCGATGCCGGTCCGCGGCATGCTCAAGCACTACTGGAAAGAGTTCGAATATCACGTCGAACACAAGCAGTGCATGGTTCCGGCCTACTCTTAA
- the nuoH gene encoding NADH-quinone oxidoreductase subunit NuoH, which yields MIDWITSQGQNLFGGAWTPLWILIRAVVIVVPLLLCVAYLILWERKLIGWMHVRIGPNRVGPLGLLQPIADVLKLLLKEVMMPTQVSRGMYLVAPLMVLMPAVAIWAVIPFQAEVVMANVNAGLLYVMAISSVGVYGVILAGWASNSKYAFIGAMRAAAQMVSYEIAMGFALVTVLMVSGSLNLSAIVNSQNTGYFANMGINVLSWNWLPLLPMFGVYFISGVAETNRHPFDVVEGESEIVAGHMIEYSGMGFALFFLAEYINMIVISTMTALMFLGGWAPPFESFITNAVPGFFWLLIKVFLLLSVFIWIRASFPRYRYDQIMRLGWKIFIPLTVGWLIIVAIWIRSPWNIWH from the coding sequence ATGATCGACTGGATTACCTCGCAAGGACAGAATCTCTTCGGCGGCGCCTGGACGCCGCTGTGGATCCTGATTCGCGCCGTGGTCATTGTGGTGCCGCTGCTGTTGTGCGTGGCCTACCTGATCCTGTGGGAGCGCAAGCTGATTGGCTGGATGCACGTGCGTATCGGCCCGAACCGGGTCGGCCCGCTGGGCCTGCTGCAGCCGATCGCCGACGTGCTCAAGCTGCTGCTCAAGGAAGTGATGATGCCCACGCAGGTCAGCCGGGGCATGTACCTGGTTGCCCCGCTGATGGTGCTGATGCCCGCCGTGGCGATCTGGGCGGTGATTCCGTTCCAGGCCGAAGTGGTGATGGCCAACGTCAACGCCGGCCTGCTGTACGTGATGGCGATCAGCTCGGTCGGCGTCTACGGCGTGATCCTGGCCGGCTGGGCCTCCAACTCCAAGTACGCCTTCATCGGCGCCATGCGCGCCGCGGCGCAGATGGTGTCGTATGAAATCGCCATGGGCTTTGCCCTGGTGACGGTGCTGATGGTGTCGGGCAGCCTGAACCTGTCGGCGATCGTCAATTCGCAGAACACCGGCTACTTCGCCAATATGGGGATCAACGTACTGTCGTGGAACTGGCTGCCGCTGCTGCCCATGTTCGGCGTGTACTTCATCTCCGGCGTGGCCGAAACCAACCGCCACCCGTTCGACGTGGTGGAAGGCGAGTCGGAAATCGTGGCTGGCCACATGATCGAGTACTCGGGCATGGGCTTCGCGCTGTTCTTCCTGGCTGAGTACATCAACATGATCGTCATCTCGACGATGACCGCGCTGATGTTCCTGGGAGGCTGGGCGCCGCCGTTCGAAAGCTTCATCACCAATGCGGTCCCGGGCTTCTTCTGGCTGCTGATCAAGGTATTCCTGCTGCTGTCGGTGTTTATCTGGATCCGTGCTTCGTTCCCGCGCTACCGCTATGACCAGATCATGCGCCTGGGCTGGAAGATCTTCATCCCGCTGACCGTGGGCTGGCTGATCATCGTGGCGATCTGGATCCGGTCGCCCTGGAATATCTGGCACTGA